Proteins encoded by one window of Labeo rohita strain BAU-BD-2019 unplaced genomic scaffold, IGBB_LRoh.1.0 scaffold_612, whole genome shotgun sequence:
- the LOC127161319 gene encoding myelin-associated glycoprotein-like isoform X2 → MFDPDSFIAFNSSKNIIRGFSDIQMTGNLSEKNCTTVFYNIMMNHSDRYYFRLEMEPDIFRATFNPNSATDSSKTVRITVRDSPQPPELKPNDLYYVMEGTTVNLSCSAEAPCPKQPPTISWSNIPESANIKTQLQEKPDKTQSVFSYVTFKASYMDHRKNISCTATYPRNTSNDSTVETTTMLLVMFPPKETHIITSSSAVSIGTNVTLTCKCKASPSNDLTYTWYKCGQEMPVFWGKTITITITQSNTGRYSCIAQNKHGSQSSADVQFVAKGQDGLNMRLIVGCVGGIVAVLTLSAVFCTRTKISNRNRKKPSGQVNNIDADFVNTVRGIMINEQITSDDETLVIVYYEETDISKRQNYCATEKLFNHDEYTEIEYTLC, encoded by the exons ATGTTTGACCCAGACAGTTTTATAGCTTTTAATAGCAGTAAAAACATCATTAGAGGATTCAGTGACATACAGATGACTGGAAATCTCAGTGAGAAGAACTGCACCACTGTCTTCTATAACATCATGATGAATCATTCAGACCGCTATTACTTCAGACTGGAAATGGAGCCAGATATCTTCAGAGCAACATTTAACCCCAATTCAGCAACTGATTCAAGCAAGACTGTGAGGATCACTGTTAGAG attcaCCACAGCCTCCTGAACTTAAACCCAATGATCTATATTATGTAATGGAGGGAACTACAGTCAATCTGAGCTGCTCTGCTGAAGCCCCCTGCCCCAAACAACCTCCAACAATATCCTGGTCTAACATCCCTGAATCTGCCAACATTAAAACACAGTTACAAGAGAAACCTGATAAAACCCAGTCAGTGTTTTCATATGTGACCTTCAAAGCATCATACATGGATCACAGAAAGAACATCTCCTGCACTGCTACATATCCAAGAAATACATCTAATGACTCAACTGTGGAGACCACCACAATGCTACTAGTCATGT TTCCTCCAAAAGAAACACACATCATCACTTCATCTAGTGCCGTGTCTATTGGCACTAATGTGACTTTGACCTGCAAATGCAAAGCCAGTCCATCCAATGATTTGACCTACACCTGGTACAAATGTGGACAGGAGATGCCAGTATTTTGGGGGAAAACGATTACCATCACTATAACTCAAAGTAATACAGGACGGTATTCCTGCATTGCACAGAATAAACATGGCAGTCAATCATCAGCAGATGTCCAGTTCGTAGCTAAGG GACAAGATGGACTCAATATGCGTTTGATTGTTGGTTGTGTGGGAGGAATTGTGGCAGTGCTCACACTCTCTGCTGTATTTTGTACCAG GACAAAAATTTCTAATAGGAATAGGAAGAAACCATCTGGTCAG GTTAATAACATAGATGCTGATTTTGTCAACACTGTCAGAGGCATTATGATCAATGAACAGATCACTTCTGATGATGAAACACTAGTTATTGTGTATTATGAAGAGACTGACATATCAAAGCGACAGAATTATTGTGCCACAGAAAAACTCTTCAACCATGACGAATACACAGAAATAGAGTATACGCTGTGTTAG
- the LOC127161319 gene encoding myelin-associated glycoprotein-like isoform X1 yields MSVIQITFFTIIISAVLLHTHSADFYSAVMPQTVTTLTGSCVQIPCRFNIPNFEDKHKRAQSIYGIWLKSRSQMFDPDSFIAFNSSKNIIRGFSDIQMTGNLSEKNCTTVFYNIMMNHSDRYYFRLEMEPDIFRATFNPNSATDSSKTVRITVRDSPQPPELKPNDLYYVMEGTTVNLSCSAEAPCPKQPPTISWSNIPESANIKTQLQEKPDKTQSVFSYVTFKASYMDHRKNISCTATYPRNTSNDSTVETTTMLLVMFPPKETHIITSSSAVSIGTNVTLTCKCKASPSNDLTYTWYKCGQEMPVFWGKTITITITQSNTGRYSCIAQNKHGSQSSADVQFVAKGQDGLNMRLIVGCVGGIVAVLTLSAVFCTRTKISNRNRKKPSGQVNNIDADFVNTVRGIMINEQITSDDETLVIVYYEETDISKRQNYCATEKLFNHDEYTEIEYTLC; encoded by the exons ATGTCTGTAATTCAGATCACTTTCTTCACCATCATCATCAGCGCTGTGTTACTACATACTCACTCAG CTGATTTCTACTCCGCTGTGATGCCTCAGACAGTAACAACTCTGACAGGCTCTTGTGTACAAATTCCTTGCAGATTTAACATCCCCAATTTTGAGGACAAACATAAGAGGGCACAATCTATTTATGGGATCTGGCTAAAAAGCAGATCACAGATGTTTGACCCAGACAGTTTTATAGCTTTTAATAGCAGTAAAAACATCATTAGAGGATTCAGTGACATACAGATGACTGGAAATCTCAGTGAGAAGAACTGCACCACTGTCTTCTATAACATCATGATGAATCATTCAGACCGCTATTACTTCAGACTGGAAATGGAGCCAGATATCTTCAGAGCAACATTTAACCCCAATTCAGCAACTGATTCAAGCAAGACTGTGAGGATCACTGTTAGAG attcaCCACAGCCTCCTGAACTTAAACCCAATGATCTATATTATGTAATGGAGGGAACTACAGTCAATCTGAGCTGCTCTGCTGAAGCCCCCTGCCCCAAACAACCTCCAACAATATCCTGGTCTAACATCCCTGAATCTGCCAACATTAAAACACAGTTACAAGAGAAACCTGATAAAACCCAGTCAGTGTTTTCATATGTGACCTTCAAAGCATCATACATGGATCACAGAAAGAACATCTCCTGCACTGCTACATATCCAAGAAATACATCTAATGACTCAACTGTGGAGACCACCACAATGCTACTAGTCATGT TTCCTCCAAAAGAAACACACATCATCACTTCATCTAGTGCCGTGTCTATTGGCACTAATGTGACTTTGACCTGCAAATGCAAAGCCAGTCCATCCAATGATTTGACCTACACCTGGTACAAATGTGGACAGGAGATGCCAGTATTTTGGGGGAAAACGATTACCATCACTATAACTCAAAGTAATACAGGACGGTATTCCTGCATTGCACAGAATAAACATGGCAGTCAATCATCAGCAGATGTCCAGTTCGTAGCTAAGG GACAAGATGGACTCAATATGCGTTTGATTGTTGGTTGTGTGGGAGGAATTGTGGCAGTGCTCACACTCTCTGCTGTATTTTGTACCAG GACAAAAATTTCTAATAGGAATAGGAAGAAACCATCTGGTCAG GTTAATAACATAGATGCTGATTTTGTCAACACTGTCAGAGGCATTATGATCAATGAACAGATCACTTCTGATGATGAAACACTAGTTATTGTGTATTATGAAGAGACTGACATATCAAAGCGACAGAATTATTGTGCCACAGAAAAACTCTTCAACCATGACGAATACACAGAAATAGAGTATACGCTGTGTTAG